A stretch of DNA from Microbacterium sp. LWS13-1.2:
TGTGAAGTGGTTTACGCAGTTGTGCGCGCCGGAGGCCGGCAGGAGAAGGTCGAGGTCGGCACGATCGTCGTCCTCGATCGCCAGGCCGCCAAGGTCGGCGACAAGATCGAGCTCCCCGCGGTGCTCTTCGTCGACGGTGACTCCGTCACGACCGACGCGGACAAGCTCGCGAAGGTCACCGTGACCGCCGAGGTGCTCGGTGAGGAGCGCGGCCCGAAGATCGTGATCCAGAAGTTCAAGAACAAGACCGGTTACAAGAAGCGCCAGGGGCACCGTCAGGACCTCACGCGCGTCAAGGTCACCGGCATCAAGTAAGTCCAGGAAGAGACGCAGAGATGGCACACAAAAAGGGCGCAAGCTCCACCCGCAACGGTCGTGACTCCAACGCTCAGCGACTGGGCGTCAAGCGCTTCGGCGGCCAGCAGGTCCTCGCCGGCGAGATCATCGTCCGTCAGCGCGGCACCCACTTCCACCCCGGCGCCAACGTCGGCCGCGGTGGCGACGACACGCTGTTCGCCCTCGCCGCAGGCGCGGTCGAGTTCGGCCAGAAGGGCGGCCGCAAGGTCGTCAATATCGTGGCGGCCGCGGAGTAATCCAGCCAGTCGCACAGACTTCCGGAAGGGGCGGGCTTCGGCTCGCCCTTTCCCTTTATCGCTTTCCCGCACTGCCGGAGAGCAACCAGAGCTCAGGGGGACCGCATGGTCACGTTCGTCGACCGAGTGACGCTGCATCTGCGCGCCGGCAAGGGCGGCAACGGCTGCGTGTCGGTCAAGCGCGAGAAGTTCAAGCCGCTCGCAGGCCCTGACGGCGGCAACGGCGGCCACGGCGGTGACGTCGTGCTCGTCGCGGACCCCCAGGTCACGACGCTGCTGTCGTACCACCACTCACCGC
This window harbors:
- the rpmA gene encoding 50S ribosomal protein L27 is translated as MAHKKGASSTRNGRDSNAQRLGVKRFGGQQVLAGEIIVRQRGTHFHPGANVGRGGDDTLFALAAGAVEFGQKGGRKVVNIVAAAE
- the rplU gene encoding 50S ribosomal protein L21, which produces MVYAVVRAGGRQEKVEVGTIVVLDRQAAKVGDKIELPAVLFVDGDSVTTDADKLAKVTVTAEVLGEERGPKIVIQKFKNKTGYKKRQGHRQDLTRVKVTGIK